A single region of the Vagococcus teuberi genome encodes:
- the yajC gene encoding preprotein translocase subunit YajC: protein MQTLIPLILVMGGMMFFMSRSQKKQQAQRQQLLDSMQPGSEVVTIGGLYGIVHEVDKEKGTVTLDCEGIYLEFERGAIKTVKAPTAPTSNEPVENTEPEVEVTEVEVVEEPVTEDEKKDNE, encoded by the coding sequence ATGCAAACATTGATACCATTGATATTAGTGATGGGTGGGATGATGTTTTTTATGAGTCGTTCTCAAAAGAAACAACAAGCTCAACGTCAACAATTATTAGATAGTATGCAACCTGGTAGTGAAGTTGTAACGATTGGTGGATTATACGGAATCGTTCATGAGGTAGATAAAGAAAAAGGAACAGTTACCCTTGATTGTGAAGGGATTTATTTAGAATTTGAACGTGGTGCAATCAAAACCGTAAAAGCTCCTACAGCTCCAACATCTAACGAACCAGTTGAAAATACTGAACCTGAAGTTGAAGTAACTGAAGTTGAAGTGGTTGAAGAACCAGTAACTGAAGACGAAAAAAAAGATAACGAATAA
- the ruvA gene encoding Holliday junction branch migration protein RuvA has product MYEYIKGTVTFTSPYYIVVEKNGLGYQIAVANPFRYSAYLNQEVTVYLHQVIRDDAHLLYGFATLEEKQLFLKLISVSGIGPKSGLAIMALDDHSGLVQAIEAQDATYLTKFPGVGKKTAQQMILDLQGKLDDVEIDVSETTTISTQEDLFTVEPTQQLDEAIEALKALGYSEREIKKIKKELESYQDKTTDEYLRIGLKLLMKK; this is encoded by the coding sequence GTGTATGAATACATCAAAGGGACAGTAACATTTACTAGTCCTTATTATATAGTCGTTGAAAAAAATGGATTAGGTTATCAAATTGCAGTGGCGAATCCTTTTCGCTACTCGGCTTATTTAAATCAAGAGGTGACCGTTTACTTACATCAAGTCATTCGAGATGATGCCCATTTACTTTACGGGTTTGCCACACTTGAAGAAAAGCAACTATTTTTAAAATTAATCAGTGTCTCAGGAATTGGACCAAAAAGTGGCTTGGCGATTATGGCATTAGATGACCATTCAGGTTTAGTTCAAGCAATCGAAGCGCAAGACGCGACATATCTAACTAAATTCCCAGGTGTTGGAAAGAAAACAGCACAACAAATGATTTTAGATTTACAAGGTAAATTAGATGATGTCGAAATAGATGTATCTGAAACAACGACTATTTCCACACAGGAAGATTTGTTTACAGTAGAGCCAACGCAACAATTAGATGAAGCAATCGAAGCGCTCAAAGCACTTGGTTATTCTGAAAGAGAGATTAAGAAAATCAAAAAAGAGCTTGAAAGTTATCAAGATAAAACAACAGACGAGTACTTACGTATTGGACTGAAATTATTAATGAAAAAGTAG
- the ruvB gene encoding Holliday junction branch migration DNA helicase RuvB, whose amino-acid sequence MSEQEERLVSSETLDAEEMVEKSLRPTRLSQYIGQQKVKDELTIYIKAAKQRNEALDHVLLYGPPGLGKTTMAMVIANEMDVSIKTTSGPAIEKPGDLVAILNELEPGDVLFIDEIHRLPRVAEELLYSAMEDFYVDIMIGQGPTSHPVHFELPPFTLVGATTRAGMLSAPLRDRFGIICHMEYYDEADLKEIVIRSSDIFDVIIEESGAYEIARRSRGTPRIANRLLKRVRDFAQVTGEGIVTKQIADDALKMLQVDDKGLDYVDQKLLRAMIELYNGGPVGLTTIAVNISEERETVEDMYEPYLIQKGFIKRTQRGRIVTEYAYQHLGYPYNQES is encoded by the coding sequence ATGTCAGAACAAGAAGAACGACTTGTCTCTTCTGAAACATTAGACGCGGAAGAAATGGTAGAAAAGTCACTTAGGCCAACACGGTTATCTCAATATATTGGCCAACAAAAAGTGAAAGATGAATTGACAATTTACATCAAGGCAGCCAAACAACGAAATGAAGCACTTGACCATGTCTTACTATATGGACCACCTGGATTAGGTAAAACAACAATGGCTATGGTGATAGCAAATGAAATGGACGTCAGCATCAAAACAACGAGTGGTCCAGCTATTGAAAAGCCAGGAGATTTAGTGGCAATACTAAATGAGTTAGAACCAGGTGACGTGTTATTTATTGATGAAATTCATCGTTTGCCACGTGTGGCGGAAGAACTTTTATACTCAGCTATGGAAGATTTTTATGTCGATATTATGATTGGTCAAGGCCCAACCTCTCATCCAGTTCATTTTGAGTTGCCTCCATTTACTTTGGTAGGGGCAACGACACGAGCTGGTATGTTATCAGCACCTCTTAGAGATCGTTTCGGGATTATTTGTCACATGGAGTACTATGATGAAGCTGATTTGAAAGAAATTGTCATTCGTTCGTCAGATATTTTTGACGTGATAATTGAGGAAAGTGGTGCTTATGAGATTGCAAGACGTTCAAGAGGCACACCACGTATCGCCAACCGCTTGTTAAAACGAGTGAGAGACTTTGCACAAGTCACAGGTGAAGGAATTGTCACAAAACAAATTGCTGATGACGCGTTAAAAATGCTTCAAGTAGATGATAAAGGACTAGATTATGTCGATCAGAAATTACTTCGTGCGATGATTGAGTTATACAATGGTGGACCAGTTGGGTTAACGACGATTGCTGTAAATATCAGCGAAGAACGTGAAACAGTAGAAGACATGTATGAACCTTACCTTATCCAGAAAGGGTTCATCAAACGCACACAACGAGGAAGAATTGTAACAGAATATGCGTATCAACACTTAGGTTATCCTTACAATCAAGAGAGTTAA
- a CDS encoding Maf family protein: MILASASPRRKELLSFVTSHFTISPADIDETVSVDESPKDYVSRMAREKAKEIVKLYPNETVIGCDTTVVLDNNIMGKPIDEKDAYNMLEKLSGTTHKVMTAVCVITPEKIYEHIEVVDVLFYDLDEQDITGYIKTGEPMDKAGAYGIQGKASVFVKEIKGDYFSIVGLPVGYLNQLFKELGR, from the coding sequence ATGATATTAGCGTCAGCATCACCTAGAAGAAAAGAATTATTGTCATTTGTGACAAGTCATTTTACGATAAGTCCAGCTGACATAGATGAAACAGTCAGTGTAGATGAATCACCAAAAGATTATGTTAGTCGTATGGCTAGAGAAAAAGCTAAAGAAATCGTTAAACTTTATCCTAATGAAACAGTGATTGGGTGTGACACAACAGTTGTGTTGGATAATAACATTATGGGAAAACCAATAGATGAAAAAGATGCCTACAACATGCTAGAAAAACTAAGTGGCACCACACATAAAGTGATGACAGCCGTTTGTGTGATAACACCTGAAAAAATATATGAACATATCGAAGTTGTGGATGTTTTGTTTTATGATTTGGATGAACAAGACATCACTGGTTACATTAAAACAGGTGAACCAATGGATAAAGCAGGGGCTTATGGTATCCAAGGAAAAGCAAGTGTGTTTGTCAAAGAGATAAAAGGGGATTATTTTTCTATCGTTGGATTACCAGTTGGTTATTTAAACCAATTATTTAAAGAATTAGGAAGGTGA
- a CDS encoding ABC transporter substrate-binding protein/permease, which yields MKESIVQKTKHFIFITIIFSLLIPIISLAGIPDPYLKKVQDKKELVVGLSAFYAPYEFHATVDGKDTIVGTDILIAEKIAKDMRVKLKIEEYSFDALLGALKTGKIDLIISGMTPTPERLKEVDFSDSYMTVQQKIVIRKSDKEKYTSLDSLKGVKVGAQVQTKQEELANEELQADTVSLQNVPDIILQLQQNKIDAAVIEEPVAEAYLTQDQSLMFADIDITDSDKETAIALPKNSPDLLKTINHSIQEINDKRLMLKYKNEVTPLMFPEKSFLNKYAPYYIKGTGYTIFLAIIGVLFGSILGTLLALMKQSKNKLFKWISVIYIEYVRGTPLLVQIFLVFFGLNVLGINLSALASSCVALSLNSGAYVAEIIRAGLNAVDKGQAEAARSLGMSQKKAMRYIIMPQAIKNILPALGNEFVTVIKESSVVSVIGVSELMFQAGVVRGASFKPFLPILIASLIYFVLTFTLSRALGVAERRIGAND from the coding sequence ATGAAAGAGAGCATTGTTCAAAAAACTAAGCATTTTATTTTTATTACTATTATCTTTTCTTTACTTATCCCTATTATTAGTTTAGCTGGAATACCTGATCCGTATCTCAAAAAAGTTCAAGACAAAAAGGAATTAGTCGTTGGGTTGTCGGCTTTTTATGCACCTTATGAATTTCATGCTACGGTTGATGGAAAAGATACCATTGTCGGAACAGACATTCTAATTGCTGAAAAAATCGCAAAAGATATGAGAGTTAAACTAAAAATTGAAGAATACAGTTTTGATGCTTTACTGGGAGCTTTAAAAACTGGGAAAATTGATTTAATCATCTCAGGAATGACCCCGACTCCAGAGCGTTTAAAAGAAGTTGATTTTTCTGATTCTTATATGACCGTCCAACAGAAAATCGTGATTCGTAAAAGCGATAAAGAAAAATATACGTCTCTAGATTCTTTAAAAGGTGTCAAAGTTGGGGCACAAGTTCAAACTAAACAAGAAGAACTGGCAAATGAAGAACTACAAGCTGACACGGTGTCTTTGCAAAATGTACCCGACATTATTTTACAGCTTCAACAAAATAAAATTGATGCGGCCGTCATTGAAGAACCTGTCGCTGAAGCCTATCTAACGCAAGACCAATCTTTGATGTTTGCTGATATTGATATTACAGATTCTGATAAAGAAACCGCTATTGCTTTACCAAAAAACTCACCTGATTTACTTAAAACAATTAATCACTCTATCCAAGAAATTAATGACAAAAGATTAATGCTAAAATACAAAAATGAAGTCACACCACTAATGTTCCCTGAAAAATCTTTCTTAAATAAATATGCTCCCTACTACATAAAAGGAACTGGCTACACGATTTTCTTAGCAATTATCGGTGTGTTGTTTGGTAGTATCTTGGGGACGCTGCTTGCATTAATGAAACAATCTAAAAATAAATTATTTAAGTGGATTTCGGTCATCTACATCGAATACGTGCGTGGGACTCCCCTACTAGTTCAAATCTTTTTAGTGTTCTTTGGTTTAAATGTGTTAGGAATTAATTTAAGTGCACTCGCTTCAAGTTGTGTGGCACTATCTCTAAATAGCGGTGCTTACGTGGCCGAAATTATTCGTGCTGGGTTAAACGCCGTTGATAAAGGACAAGCTGAGGCGGCACGATCTCTAGGAATGAGTCAGAAAAAGGCGATGCGATACATCATCATGCCGCAAGCGATTAAAAATATTTTACCTGCTTTAGGAAATGAGTTTGTGACAGTTATTAAAGAATCCTCTGTCGTATCAGTGATTGGGGTATCTGAATTAATGTTCCAAGCAGGAGTGGTACGTGGCGCAAGTTTCAAACCATTCTTGCCGATTTTAATTGCATCATTGATTTATTTTGTATTAACCTTTACCTTATCTCGTGCATTAGGTGTTGCTGAAAGGAGAATTGGTGCCAATGATTAA
- the msrB gene encoding peptide-methionine (R)-S-oxide reductase MsrB has protein sequence MVNKEELKQTLTPLQYQVTQENGTERPFSSEYDKFDREGIYVDIVSGEPLFSSTDKYDAGCGWPSFTKPIATLKELEDTTLARVRTEVRSSQADSHLGHVFPDGPQDKGGLRYCINGAALRFVPVEDLEKEGYAEYSTLFK, from the coding sequence TTGGTAAATAAAGAAGAGTTAAAACAAACATTAACCCCTTTACAATATCAAGTGACTCAAGAAAATGGCACAGAACGTCCTTTTTCAAGTGAGTATGACAAGTTTGATAGAGAAGGAATATATGTCGATATCGTGAGTGGCGAACCACTATTTTCTTCCACAGATAAATACGATGCAGGATGTGGCTGGCCATCATTTACGAAACCTATTGCGACATTAAAAGAACTTGAAGATACAACACTTGCAAGAGTGCGAACTGAAGTAAGAAGTTCGCAAGCTGATTCTCACTTAGGTCATGTGTTTCCAGATGGACCACAAGACAAAGGTGGACTAAGATATTGTATTAATGGTGCTGCGTTACGTTTTGTGCCAGTTGAAGACCTAGAAAAAGAAGGTTACGCTGAGTATTCTACTCTTTTCAAATAA
- a CDS encoding heavy metal translocating P-type ATPase: MNHMSQSQHAIEHDHKKCSHAHNHDHGNLPVVLFFIGLATFLISLFLPVGTLKTILSVSTIVLSGYHIMIEGFEDTIKETKRLKKFMPNVHVLMSLAAIGAALIGDYTEGALLILIFAAAHFLEHYVENKSKKEITSLMKISPTNAKLILSDGSTKTVDVAQLKIGDHLKVLNGEQIPTDGTILTGYTSIDESSINGESIPAEKTVGDNVFGSTINGDGTITMVVTKDSTDTVFAKILQLVNESQSNLSKTATKIKRLEPKYVTSVMVLVFLYIVLMPLVFNMAWYDSFYKGMVFLTVSSPCALAASDIPATLSAISNLAKRGVLFKGGSYLSNLSEIKAIAFDKTGTLTEGKPKVTDVHFIDHITNEETFYTDLIIAMEKQANHPLANAIVESIERVNDIPLTIENQIGKGLVSTYKGHTYKIGRSSQFTNVSSDIESFERKYAEEGKTVVLFSEDDVVIGLIAMMDLPNPKAQQLVAYFKEHNIHTTMITGDAERTGRAVANTLKIDEVAGNVLPENKSQIVSSLQNKYGLTAMVGDGVNDAPALVKADIGVAMGDGTDVAIDVADVVLMQNDLDKLGYAYRLSKKLDKVVKQNIIFSMGVVALLVVLNILGQMNLPIGILAHEGSTLVVLFNGLRLLTPLKN; encoded by the coding sequence TTAGCAACATTTCTGATTAGTTTATTTTTACCAGTTGGTACTTTGAAAACCATTCTGTCCGTTTCAACTATTGTTCTTTCTGGATACCACATTATGATTGAAGGTTTTGAAGATACCATTAAAGAAACCAAACGACTTAAAAAATTTATGCCAAATGTCCATGTTTTAATGTCTCTTGCAGCAATCGGTGCAGCACTTATAGGAGATTATACTGAGGGGGCTCTTCTAATTCTTATCTTTGCTGCCGCTCACTTTTTAGAACATTATGTGGAAAATAAAAGTAAAAAAGAAATTACTTCTTTAATGAAAATAAGTCCAACTAATGCTAAATTAATACTTTCAGACGGTTCTACTAAGACAGTAGATGTTGCTCAACTAAAAATTGGCGATCATTTGAAAGTATTGAATGGGGAACAAATTCCAACTGACGGAACCATTCTAACTGGATACACATCAATTGATGAATCATCAATCAACGGTGAAAGCATTCCTGCTGAAAAAACAGTTGGTGACAATGTTTTTGGTAGTACAATCAATGGTGATGGAACCATTACAATGGTTGTAACAAAAGATAGTACAGACACTGTATTTGCTAAAATTTTACAGTTAGTCAATGAATCTCAATCAAACCTATCTAAAACTGCCACAAAGATTAAACGGTTAGAACCCAAATATGTAACGAGTGTTATGGTTCTTGTATTCTTATACATTGTATTAATGCCACTTGTTTTCAACATGGCTTGGTATGATAGTTTTTACAAAGGCATGGTCTTCTTAACAGTTTCTTCTCCTTGTGCCCTTGCTGCAAGTGATATTCCAGCGACACTATCTGCCATTTCAAACTTAGCTAAACGCGGGGTTCTATTCAAAGGCGGATCTTACCTTTCAAACCTTTCAGAGATTAAAGCTATCGCATTTGATAAAACTGGTACATTAACCGAAGGAAAACCAAAAGTCACTGATGTTCACTTTATTGATCACATCACAAACGAAGAAACATTCTATACTGATTTAATTATAGCTATGGAAAAACAAGCCAATCATCCATTAGCTAATGCGATTGTCGAATCAATTGAAAGAGTTAATGACATTCCATTAACTATTGAAAATCAAATTGGGAAAGGACTCGTATCAACTTATAAAGGACATACATACAAAATCGGGAGATCTTCTCAATTTACTAACGTGTCTTCTGACATTGAATCATTTGAAAGAAAATATGCTGAAGAAGGAAAAACAGTCGTACTATTTTCTGAAGATGATGTGGTCATTGGATTAATCGCCATGATGGACTTACCAAATCCAAAAGCACAACAGCTTGTTGCATATTTCAAAGAACATAATATTCACACTACAATGATCACGGGTGATGCTGAACGTACTGGTCGTGCGGTTGCAAATACACTTAAAATTGACGAAGTTGCAGGAAATGTTCTACCTGAAAACAAATCACAAATTGTTAGCTCACTTCAAAACAAATATGGTTTAACAGCCATGGTTGGTGATGGGGTAAACGATGCACCAGCTCTTGTAAAAGCTGATATTGGTGTTGCTATGGGTGATGGGACAGATGTTGCCATTGATGTAGCAGATGTTGTTTTAATGCAAAACGACTTAGACAAACTAGGTTACGCTTACCGTTTATCTAAAAAATTAGATAAAGTGGTTAAACAAAACATTATTTTCTCTATGGGTGTTGTCGCATTACTTGTTGTATTAAATATTTTGGGTCAAATGAACTTACCTATTGGTATTTTAGCCCATGAAGGATCTACATTAGTTGTCTTATTTAATGGATTAAGACTTTTAACACCACTCAAAAATTAA
- the tgt gene encoding tRNA guanosine(34) transglycosylase Tgt, which produces MTEPAIKYRLIKKEKHTGARLGEIITPHGTFPTPMFMPVGTLATVKTMAPEELKEMGAGIILSNTYHLWLRPGENIVEGAGGLHKFMNWDQGILTDSGGFQVWSLSDMRQIEESGVHFRNHLNGSKMFLSPEKAIQIQNKLGPDIMMSFDECPPFQESHDYVKKSIERTSRWAERGLKAHQNPDRQGLFGIIQGAGYKDLREQSARELVGLDFPGYSIGGLSVGEPKEEMNRVLEYTTPLIPENKPRYLMGVGTPDSLIDGVIRGVDMFDCVLPTRIARNGTCMTSQGRLVVKNAKYAEDYRPIDEKCDCYTCRNYTRAYIRHLIKCDETFGIRLTSYHNLYFLLNTMKQVRQAIMDDNLLEFRQAFFEEYGFNKENAKNF; this is translated from the coding sequence ATGACAGAACCAGCAATTAAATATCGATTGATAAAAAAAGAAAAGCATACTGGCGCAAGATTGGGTGAAATTATCACACCTCATGGAACATTTCCAACACCAATGTTTATGCCAGTTGGAACACTTGCGACTGTAAAAACAATGGCACCAGAAGAATTAAAAGAGATGGGTGCAGGAATTATTTTAAGTAATACCTATCATCTGTGGTTACGCCCTGGTGAGAACATTGTAGAAGGTGCAGGTGGACTACATAAATTTATGAACTGGGACCAAGGAATTTTAACCGATTCTGGAGGATTCCAGGTCTGGTCATTATCAGATATGCGACAAATTGAAGAATCTGGTGTTCATTTTAGAAACCACCTAAATGGCTCTAAGATGTTTTTATCACCAGAAAAAGCTATTCAAATTCAAAATAAATTAGGACCAGATATCATGATGAGTTTTGATGAGTGTCCACCATTCCAAGAAAGTCATGACTACGTGAAAAAATCAATTGAGAGAACATCACGTTGGGCTGAGCGTGGATTAAAAGCTCACCAAAATCCAGATCGACAAGGATTGTTTGGGATTATTCAAGGAGCTGGGTACAAAGATTTGCGTGAACAAAGTGCGCGCGAATTAGTTGGCTTAGACTTCCCTGGTTATTCTATCGGAGGGTTGTCAGTAGGAGAACCTAAAGAAGAGATGAACAGAGTGCTTGAATACACAACACCACTGATTCCAGAAAATAAACCTCGTTACTTAATGGGTGTTGGAACACCAGACTCATTAATCGATGGTGTAATTCGTGGAGTTGATATGTTTGATTGTGTGTTACCAACACGTATTGCAAGAAACGGAACATGTATGACAAGTCAAGGACGTTTAGTCGTTAAAAATGCAAAATACGCAGAAGACTATCGTCCAATTGATGAGAAATGTGATTGCTACACTTGTCGCAATTACACACGAGCTTACATTCGCCATTTAATTAAGTGTGATGAAACGTTTGGTATTCGTTTGACGTCGTACCATAATCTATATTTCTTATTAAATACAATGAAACAAGTGAGACAAGCCATTATGGATGATAACTTATTAGAATTTAGACAAGCATTTTTTGAAGAGTATGGATTTAATAAAGAAAATGCCAAAAATTTCTAA
- the queA gene encoding tRNA preQ1(34) S-adenosylmethionine ribosyltransferase-isomerase QueA codes for MTLKTSDFDFDLPEELIAQTPLENRASSKLLILDSKTGAIEDTQFPAIIDELNEGDALVMNDTRVLPARLHGEKPDTGGHLEVLLLTNTTGDTWETLIKPAKRAKKGTVISFGNGALKAVVDEELEHGGRMITFSYDGVFLEILESLGEMPLPPYIKERLSDNDRYQTVYAKENGSAAAPTAGLHFTPVVLKKIEDKGVKLVYLTLHVGLGTFRPVSVDDVENHKMHSEFYRLTKDAADTLNAVKENGGKVVAVGTTSIRTLETIGTKFDGKLQEDNGWTDIFIKPGYEFKIVDAFLTNFHLPMSTLIMLVSAFAGKENVLHAYEHAVKERYRFFSFGDAMFVK; via the coding sequence ATGACATTAAAAACCTCTGACTTTGATTTTGATTTACCAGAAGAACTGATTGCACAAACGCCACTTGAAAACCGTGCATCATCAAAGTTATTAATATTAGATTCTAAAACAGGAGCAATTGAAGACACTCAATTTCCTGCGATTATAGATGAATTAAACGAAGGAGATGCTCTTGTTATGAATGATACAAGAGTTCTTCCTGCAAGACTTCACGGAGAAAAGCCTGATACAGGTGGACATTTGGAAGTTTTATTGTTAACAAATACAACAGGTGACACATGGGAAACCTTGATTAAACCTGCCAAACGTGCAAAAAAAGGAACGGTGATTTCGTTTGGAAACGGTGCTCTAAAAGCAGTTGTTGATGAAGAATTAGAGCATGGTGGTCGCATGATTACTTTTTCTTATGATGGTGTCTTTTTAGAGATTTTAGAATCACTTGGAGAAATGCCATTACCACCATATATCAAAGAGAGACTAAGTGATAATGACCGTTATCAAACTGTCTATGCGAAAGAGAATGGGTCAGCAGCCGCTCCAACAGCTGGGTTACATTTCACACCAGTTGTATTGAAAAAAATTGAAGACAAAGGTGTTAAATTAGTATATTTAACCCTTCACGTTGGACTTGGAACATTTAGACCAGTCAGTGTTGATGACGTGGAAAATCATAAAATGCATAGTGAATTTTATCGTTTAACTAAAGACGCCGCAGACACACTTAATGCGGTTAAAGAAAATGGTGGGAAAGTTGTGGCAGTAGGGACAACATCTATCAGAACACTTGAAACCATTGGGACAAAATTTGACGGCAAATTACAAGAAGACAATGGATGGACAGATATTTTTATTAAACCAGGCTATGAGTTTAAAATAGTCGATGCATTTTTAACTAACTTCCATTTGCCAATGTCGACATTGATTATGTTAGTCAGTGCTTTTGCCGGAAAAGAAAACGTCCTACATGCCTATGAACATGCTGTAAAAGAAAGATATCGCTTCTTTAGTTTTGGGGATGCGATGTTTGTCAAATAA
- a CDS encoding iron-containing alcohol dehydrogenase family protein: MLTDLAVKPGPQFYRYHIGAIDNVSDVLRYFKAKNVLIVHGQISFIKAKPKLTFLNNDVFNYFYHQYGGECSYNGIEKVIEQIELHDIDFIIGVGGGKLVDLVGVSAYKANVNFGVIPTLASNCAPWTALSVMYKDSGESEGILEYYYRQAAFFITDPELVIDAPVEFFIAGLADTIAKWYETITILEQDSLNQEPFLNIAKHISTLCKDEIMANSSKAIEDMKNKRVTDEFLRLSEIVFAIAGMVGGFGDKYARSAAAHAIHDAVSQCIPKSHTYLHGEKVAYGILYQLALEKNWTQIDDLLPFYSELGLPLSLTTMSLMPTDIKVIDDIVEIIYSMDEVHLLPIEVTKEKLKQAIYDLEDYINK; encoded by the coding sequence ATGTTAACAGATTTAGCAGTTAAACCAGGGCCGCAGTTTTATCGTTATCATATTGGAGCGATTGATAATGTATCCGATGTGTTACGTTATTTTAAGGCGAAAAATGTTTTAATTGTCCATGGTCAGATATCTTTCATTAAAGCAAAACCAAAGCTAACTTTTCTAAACAATGACGTGTTCAACTATTTTTATCATCAATATGGTGGGGAATGTAGTTATAATGGGATAGAAAAAGTCATTGAACAGATAGAGTTACACGACATTGATTTTATTATCGGTGTTGGTGGAGGAAAATTGGTCGATTTGGTTGGGGTATCTGCCTATAAAGCTAATGTTAATTTTGGCGTTATCCCTACTTTAGCAAGCAATTGTGCACCATGGACTGCTCTATCAGTTATGTATAAAGATAGTGGTGAATCAGAAGGTATTCTTGAATACTATTATAGGCAAGCAGCTTTCTTTATCACAGACCCTGAACTAGTTATTGATGCACCTGTTGAATTTTTTATAGCAGGATTAGCTGACACTATTGCAAAATGGTATGAAACGATTACTATTTTAGAACAAGATTCTTTAAATCAAGAACCATTTCTAAATATTGCCAAACACATCTCGACTTTATGTAAAGATGAAATTATGGCAAATAGTAGTAAAGCGATTGAGGATATGAAAAATAAGCGAGTAACAGATGAATTTCTGCGTTTGTCAGAGATTGTTTTTGCTATTGCAGGGATGGTTGGTGGATTCGGTGATAAATATGCTAGATCTGCTGCAGCACACGCGATACATGATGCTGTTAGTCAATGTATTCCAAAAAGTCATACGTATTTACATGGAGAGAAAGTAGCCTATGGTATTTTATATCAATTAGCTTTAGAAAAAAATTGGACACAGATAGACGACTTATTGCCATTTTATAGTGAACTGGGACTACCTTTGTCTTTAACAACTATGTCATTGATGCCAACCGATATAAAGGTAATAGATGATATTGTTGAGATTATTTATTCGATGGATGAAGTTCACCTGTTACCGATTGAGGTGACAAAAGAAAAATTGAAACAAGCAATTTATGATCTAGAAGATTATATTAACAAATAA